One Bacillus sp. FJAT-45350 genomic window carries:
- the spoIIIJ gene encoding YidC family membrane integrase SpoIIIJ, with protein sequence MIRKLGLAAMMVTLLILLTGCFELDEPITSESEGFWNTYFVYPLSWLVIYFADMFNDNYGIAIIIVTILLRTLILPLMIKQTKSAKAMQAIQPEMQKLREKYSAKDQKTQQKLQQETMKMFQERGVNPLAGCLPLFIQMPILLAFYQAIMRTEEIGGHTFLWFALDAPDPILLPVIAGVTTFIQQKMMMVTDNPQMKILLYMMPIMIFVFAMFFPAALTLYWVVGNIFMIVQTYFITGPNVGGKKEAAEAGGKKK encoded by the coding sequence TAAGGAAGTTAGGCTTAGCAGCAATGATGGTTACCCTGCTTATCCTTTTAACCGGCTGTTTTGAGCTAGATGAACCAATCACGAGTGAGAGTGAAGGGTTTTGGAATACATATTTCGTTTATCCTTTATCGTGGTTAGTTATCTATTTTGCCGATATGTTTAATGATAACTACGGTATTGCTATCATTATTGTAACTATTTTGCTGCGTACGTTAATTTTGCCATTAATGATTAAACAAACTAAGAGTGCTAAAGCAATGCAGGCAATTCAACCAGAAATGCAAAAGCTTCGTGAAAAATACAGTGCAAAAGACCAGAAGACACAACAAAAGCTACAACAGGAAACAATGAAAATGTTCCAAGAGCGTGGAGTTAATCCACTAGCTGGTTGCTTGCCTTTATTTATTCAAATGCCAATTTTATTAGCATTTTATCAAGCGATTATGCGTACAGAAGAAATTGGCGGTCATACATTCCTGTGGTTTGCATTAGATGCACCGGATCCAATACTATTACCGGTAATTGCTGGTGTTACAACGTTCATTCAGCAGAAAATGATGATGGTTACTGATAACCCACAAATGAAAATCCTCTTATATATGATGCCTATCATGATTTTTGTATTTGCGATGTTCTTCCCGGCAGCACTTACATTGTACTGGGTAGTAGGTAATATCTTTATGATTGTACAAACTTACTTTATTACTGGTCCTAATGTCGGTGGAAAAAAGGAAGCAGCTGAAGCAGGGGGCAAGAAAAAGTGA
- the jag gene encoding RNA-binding cell elongation regulator Jag/EloR, with amino-acid sequence MKKITASGKSIEEAVQKALVELNTTEDRVEINVLENPQKGFFGFIGSKPAVVEVQLKPDAVEIARQFLEETIEKMGVEASVSNVERNGSILFDIKGENIGALIGKRGQTLDSLQYLVNLVANRYAEDYMRIQLDAENYRAKRKEALEQLAERLARKVLKTARPVKLEPMSAHDRKIIHATLQRKKDISTYSEGEEPRRRIVVSPK; translated from the coding sequence GTGAAGAAAATAACTGCATCAGGTAAATCGATAGAGGAAGCTGTTCAAAAGGCATTGGTCGAGCTTAATACGACAGAAGATCGTGTGGAGATTAATGTACTAGAAAATCCTCAAAAAGGGTTTTTCGGATTTATTGGAAGTAAACCAGCTGTTGTTGAAGTACAATTGAAACCAGACGCTGTTGAAATAGCCCGACAATTTTTAGAGGAAACAATTGAAAAAATGGGTGTAGAAGCATCTGTTTCAAATGTAGAGAGAAATGGTTCAATCTTGTTTGACATAAAAGGGGAGAATATTGGAGCCCTAATTGGAAAACGAGGACAAACGTTAGACTCACTTCAGTATTTAGTAAATTTAGTTGCCAATCGATATGCCGAAGACTACATGCGAATTCAACTTGATGCTGAGAACTATCGTGCAAAAAGAAAAGAAGCTCTTGAGCAACTAGCTGAACGCTTAGCTAGAAAAGTTCTTAAAACGGCTAGACCGGTAAAGCTAGAACCTATGAGTGCACATGATAGAAAAATCATTCATGCAACTCTACAACGAAAAAAAGATATTTCAACATATTCAGAGGGAGAAGAGCCACGAAGAAGAATCGTTGTTTCTCCAAAATAG